In Flavobacterium lacustre, a genomic segment contains:
- the ilvC gene encoding ketol-acid reductoisomerase — protein sequence MANYFNSLPLRLQLEQLGVCEFMDQSEFANGIEALAGKKVVIVGCGAQGLNQGLNMRDSGLDISYALRAEAIQEKRASYMNAADNGFKVGTYEELIPTADLVCNLTPDKQHTAVVTAIMPLMKQGSTLAYSHGFNIVEEGMQIRKDITVIMCAPKCPGSEVREEYKRGFGVPTLIAVHPENDPNGTGFDQAKAYAVATGGHKAGVLNSSFVAEVKSDLMGEQTILCGMLQTGSILCFDKMVEKGIEPAYASKLIQYGWETVTEALKHGGITNMMDRLNNPSKIKAFELAEELKDIMRPLFQKHQDDIISGEFSRNMMIDWANNDVNLLTWRAATAETNFEKTAPTAAHISEQEYFDNGVLMIAMVKAGVELAFETMTQSGIIEESAYYESLHELPLIANTVARKKLYEMNRIISDTAEYGCYLFDHACKPLLTDFMKTIDTNVIGKSFSATNGVDNALLIAVNKSIRQHPIEEVGEWLRESMTAMKKIG from the coding sequence ATGGCAAATTATTTCAATTCATTACCACTTAGATTACAATTAGAACAATTAGGCGTTTGCGAATTCATGGATCAATCTGAATTTGCTAATGGTATTGAAGCTTTAGCTGGTAAAAAAGTAGTTATCGTAGGTTGTGGAGCTCAAGGTTTAAACCAAGGTTTGAACATGAGAGATTCAGGTTTAGATATTTCTTATGCATTACGTGCGGAAGCTATTCAAGAAAAAAGAGCTTCTTACATGAACGCTGCTGATAATGGTTTCAAAGTGGGAACTTATGAAGAATTAATCCCAACAGCTGATTTGGTTTGTAACCTTACGCCAGACAAGCAACATACTGCTGTAGTGACAGCAATTATGCCTTTAATGAAACAAGGTTCAACTTTGGCTTACTCACACGGTTTTAATATCGTTGAAGAAGGAATGCAAATTCGTAAAGACATCACTGTAATTATGTGTGCTCCTAAATGTCCGGGATCTGAAGTTCGTGAAGAATATAAAAGAGGTTTTGGTGTACCAACATTAATCGCGGTTCACCCTGAAAATGATCCAAACGGAACAGGTTTCGACCAAGCAAAAGCATATGCAGTTGCTACAGGTGGACATAAAGCAGGAGTTTTGAACTCTTCATTTGTTGCCGAAGTAAAATCGGATTTAATGGGAGAGCAAACTATTCTTTGTGGAATGTTGCAAACAGGTTCTATCTTGTGTTTTGACAAAATGGTTGAAAAAGGAATCGAACCAGCTTATGCATCAAAATTAATTCAATATGGTTGGGAAACTGTAACTGAAGCTTTGAAACATGGTGGAATTACCAATATGATGGATCGTTTGAACAATCCTTCAAAAATTAAAGCTTTTGAATTAGCCGAAGAATTAAAAGATATTATGCGTCCTTTATTCCAAAAACATCAAGACGACATCATTTCTGGAGAATTTTCAAGAAACATGATGATTGACTGGGCTAATAATGATGTTAATTTATTGACTTGGAGAGCTGCAACTGCAGAAACTAACTTCGAAAAAACAGCACCAACAGCAGCTCATATTTCGGAGCAAGAATATTTTGACAATGGTGTTTTAATGATTGCTATGGTTAAAGCCGGAGTAGAATTAGCATTCGAAACAATGACACAATCAGGAATCATTGAAGAATCTGCTTACTACGAATCATTACATGAATTGCCTTTGATTGCTAATACTGTAGCAAGAAAAAAATTATATGAAATGAACAGAATCATTTCGGATACAGCAGAATATGGTTGTTATTTATTTGATCATGCTTGTAAACCGTTATTGACAGATTTCATGAAAACTATTGATACAAACGTAATTGGAAAATCTTTTTCTGCTACAAATGGTGTTGATAACGCACTTCTTATTGCAGTAAACAAAAGTATTCGTCAACACCCTATTGAAGAAGTAGGTGAGTGGTTGAGAGAATCGATGACTGCAATGAAAAAAATTGGATAA
- the ilvN gene encoding acetolactate synthase small subunit encodes MENKTFTISVYSENNVGLLNRISGIFLKRHINILSLNVSESEIENVSRFIIVVDTTEKWVQNIVGQIEKQIEVIKAFYHIDEETIFLESAIFKIESSLLFDERQIQNIIKESHSEIVTVSRDFFVISKSGRRSEIDELHSKLKPFGIMQFVRSGRISVSKSKMEISSLLEELKS; translated from the coding sequence ATGGAAAATAAAACATTCACCATTTCTGTTTATTCAGAAAACAACGTTGGCTTATTAAACAGAATATCAGGAATATTCTTGAAACGCCATATCAATATTTTGAGTTTAAATGTATCCGAATCTGAAATCGAAAATGTTTCGAGATTCATCATTGTGGTAGATACCACTGAAAAATGGGTACAAAACATTGTGGGTCAAATCGAAAAGCAAATCGAAGTCATCAAAGCATTTTATCATATTGATGAAGAAACGATTTTTTTGGAAAGTGCAATATTCAAAATAGAATCCAGCTTATTATTTGACGAAAGACAAATTCAAAATATCATCAAAGAAAGCCATTCAGAAATCGTAACGGTTTCCAGAGACTTTTTTGTGATATCAAAATCAGGAAGACGTTCCGAAATAGACGAATTACACTCCAAATTAAAACCTTTCGGAATCATGCAGTTTGTGCGTTCAGGAAGAATATCGGTTTCTAAATCAAAAATGGAAATCTCATCATTATTAGAAGAATTAAAATCATAA
- the acs gene encoding acetate--CoA ligase, whose amino-acid sequence MSYYKIDNLEQYFKHYNKSVREPRKFWGKIAEENFTWYQYWEKVVDFNMAEAEIKWFTEAKVNITKNCIDRHLAKRGDKTAIIFEPNDPTETALHISYNELYERVSKMANVLREKGIKKGDRVCIYLPMIPELAVSILACARIGAIHSVVFAGFSASAVSARINDSECKMVITSDGGYRGNKTIDLKGIIDEALENCPSVTSVLVVKRTNAEIQMKFGRDQWLQPLLDEALNNNVAEIMDAEDPLFILYTSGSTGKPKGMVHTTAGYMVYTAYTFKNVFNYEENDIFWCTADIGWITGHSYTLYGPLLNGGTTVIFEGIPSYPDFSRFWDTIEKHKVTQFYTAPTAIRSLAKESLDYIQKYPLKSLKVIGSVGEPINEEAWHWYNDHVGAKRCPVVDTWWQTETGGIMIAPIAFITPTKPTYATLPLPGIQPVLMDERRNEIEDNQVVGSLCIKFPWPGIARTIWGDHQRYKDTYFSAFPGKYFTGDGALRDEVGYYRITGRIDDVVIVSGHNLGTAPIEDAINEHPAVAESAIVGFPHDIKGNALYGYVTLKETGEVRNKENLANEINQYITDHIGPIAKLDKIQFVASLPKTRSGKIMRRILRKIAEGDYSNFGDTTTLLNPEVIEDIKEGRV is encoded by the coding sequence ATGAGCTACTATAAAATTGACAACCTAGAACAATACTTTAAACACTATAATAAATCAGTACGCGAACCAAGAAAATTTTGGGGAAAAATAGCAGAAGAGAACTTTACTTGGTATCAATATTGGGAGAAAGTTGTTGATTTTAACATGGCTGAAGCCGAAATAAAATGGTTTACAGAAGCTAAAGTTAATATTACTAAGAACTGTATCGACAGGCATTTAGCTAAAAGAGGTGATAAAACAGCCATCATTTTTGAACCCAATGATCCAACAGAAACAGCATTACATATTTCGTATAACGAGTTGTACGAACGCGTTTCTAAAATGGCAAACGTTTTACGTGAAAAAGGCATTAAAAAAGGAGATCGTGTTTGTATTTATTTACCAATGATTCCAGAATTGGCAGTTTCAATTTTAGCTTGCGCCAGAATTGGAGCGATACATTCAGTAGTTTTTGCAGGATTTTCGGCTTCTGCAGTTTCGGCAAGAATAAATGACTCCGAATGTAAAATGGTTATTACTTCTGACGGTGGTTATAGAGGAAATAAAACTATCGATTTAAAGGGTATCATAGATGAAGCTTTAGAAAATTGTCCTTCGGTAACTTCTGTTTTGGTTGTTAAAAGAACAAATGCTGAGATTCAAATGAAATTTGGACGTGACCAATGGTTACAACCACTTTTAGATGAAGCATTGAATAATAATGTGGCCGAAATCATGGATGCGGAAGATCCTTTATTTATTCTTTATACTTCTGGATCTACCGGAAAACCTAAAGGAATGGTTCATACCACTGCAGGATATATGGTTTATACGGCTTATACTTTTAAAAATGTTTTCAATTATGAAGAAAACGACATTTTTTGGTGTACAGCAGATATTGGCTGGATTACAGGACATTCTTATACATTATATGGTCCGTTGTTGAACGGCGGAACTACTGTTATTTTTGAAGGTATACCCTCTTATCCAGATTTCAGTCGTTTTTGGGACACTATCGAAAAACATAAAGTAACCCAATTCTATACTGCGCCAACTGCTATTCGTTCTTTGGCAAAAGAAAGTTTGGACTATATTCAGAAATATCCTTTAAAATCTCTTAAAGTAATTGGCTCTGTTGGTGAACCAATTAATGAAGAAGCTTGGCACTGGTATAATGACCACGTTGGGGCAAAAAGATGCCCAGTAGTTGATACTTGGTGGCAAACAGAAACAGGTGGAATTATGATTGCTCCAATTGCTTTTATTACACCAACAAAACCTACTTATGCAACCTTACCTTTACCTGGAATCCAGCCCGTTTTGATGGATGAAAGACGTAATGAAATAGAAGATAATCAAGTTGTAGGAAGCTTGTGTATAAAGTTTCCTTGGCCAGGAATCGCCCGAACAATTTGGGGAGATCATCAACGCTACAAAGACACTTATTTTTCTGCTTTCCCAGGGAAATATTTCACAGGAGATGGTGCTTTGCGTGATGAAGTTGGATATTATAGAATTACAGGACGAATTGATGATGTGGTAATTGTTTCCGGACATAATCTGGGAACTGCGCCTATAGAAGATGCAATTAATGAGCATCCGGCGGTTGCAGAATCTGCAATTGTAGGTTTCCCTCACGATATCAAAGGAAATGCCTTGTATGGTTATGTAACTTTGAAAGAAACAGGAGAAGTTAGAAACAAAGAAAATCTGGCAAATGAGATTAATCAATATATAACGGATCACATCGGTCCGATTGCTAAACTTGACAAAATTCAATTTGTAGCCAGTTTACCAAAAACACGTTCAGGTAAGATTATGCGTAGAATTTTACGTAAGATTGCCGAAGGTGACTATTCTAACTTTGGTGATACTACTACTTTATTAAATCCTGAAGTTATTGAAGATATAAAAGAAGGAAGAGTTTAG